The DNA segment GCCAAGCGTATGATTTACTTTTGCATACCGTTGTTGCCTGGCATATTTATCTGCATCATAAAAACCCTGCAGCTCAGGTGGTATTTTATCGCTCCATTTTGTTGTGTTTAAATAAAGCAAAAACCTGTCCCAAGCAAACTCTATGGCAAGAATGGAAACAATGATGTAAAAAACTGTTTGGTGCATAAATATTTATATTGAGATGAATTGTAAGAAATAAGTAATAATTGCATAAGCAGAATTTGACACCTCCTTTACCTTAAAAATAGACTTTACATCTTTACTTTTTAAGCAGCATTATTCATTCAATATTGGACAAACAAATAAAGCACAAAGGAAGCCAACGCACTATTGTATAAACTAATACGTTTCGTCTAAATCGTATTCGGAGCGATCCTCGCCACGTTCAAAGAGGGGTAATTCTTCCCAGATAAAAATATCCTCTTTGGTCTTTGGTCGGAATGCTTCGAGCCAATAAAAACCATCCAGCCGTAGTTTTTCATCCGCAATTAAAAAAAGAGGATTCATATTGCCGGTTGGCGAAACCCGCATAACGATTTGATCTACCTGTCTTTTTTTCAGATATATGGTCATATTGCTGGATTCGGCACGGTTAACACCCAGTATGTTTTTTTTATCTTTCGGAAAATAAACCGACTGTGCATTGCCATCTACATCAATCCTATAGAGCTCGTTATTACGCACATAGCCAACCATTTCTTTGCCTTTGATTTGATTGTAACGCCCTGTATCTTCTTCTGAAATAATAAAAGAACGGTCTATTAAATCAATTTTATCCAGCACCTCATCCTTGGTATACATCCTAATTACATCGGCGGAAAGCTGGTTTCCCATGGACCACATAATGGGGTCGTAGTAAAATGTATTGGTAGTATCCCTGCTATCAAACACCATGGAATCGCAACGCCCTTGCATATCCGGTCTAAAATACTGTACCTTTCTATACGCTTTAATAAGCTTGTCCTCACCGTTTTCCAAGGGTACTGCCTGTAAGGTGTCGGCATGTAAAAAAAGCGTGTCTTCGTTATAAATTTGCAAAAGCTGTGCATTCAAGGTGGCCAAGGCATCTTTACTTATTTCGTTGTAAAAACCGTAATCGCCTTTAATAATCACGTTGTTGGTGGTATCATGCAGCTCCATGCCGTTAAATATTTCGCCATAGCCACTCGCTCTGTTGTAATAAATGGTATCGCCTTTTAACAGTTGTTCGCCCTGTACGTAAGCATTTTGCTTTAGTAATGCCACATCGTGCATCATATCATAATACCCCGCTTCGGCATAAATGGTATTGCTGTCGCCTACAATGTGGGTAGGGCCATGTATGTTGGCCACCTTTGTAACGGTATTATAAATAAGCGTATCGGAATAAATAATGTATTTAGGGTTTGTAGCAACTACACTATCTTTAAAATGGGTTTGGTCGGCATCGGGATAATAATATCCTTTTTTACTGGTTAGCGTATTCTCTTTGTTTACAATTTTCCCAAAATTAAAATAATAGGCAAAATTATTCACTCTATCGTAATCTAAATAATCAGTAGTTAGCACCACGTCTTTATTTACCAGCCTTACCTTATCACGTACCTGTGCAATACCTGTGTTGCCATCGTAATACAAGGTATTGCCATAGAGGTGTAAAGTATCGTTTTGTATAATATGGATATTGCCTTTAGCATTAAATTTATTACTCCCCACAAAACGATAGGCCGTATCGCAATACATTAGTGCGGTTTGGTGCTCGAACTCAACATTACCAATAAGCACTTGCACATCCTTACCGTAAAGCGCTTCGTCGTAGTTAAGACTATCGGCGTTGTTTACCAGTATTTTTTTTTGTGCAATAGCATTTTGTGAACCACATAATAATATTGCAAAGAGCATTGCAAAAGTACATCTTGACATTGGCCTGTGTGTAGTACGGTTGTTAAAGCAGCAAAAGTAGTAGTATTAAGCAAATAACGAAAATAATAAAGTGGGTATTGCTACTTTAACCTGCACTATTTATATTTTCAGGAATAAAAACAAACATCAGAACCTGTCTTGCCAGCACAGGAGGCGGTTTCACCATAGCTGGTTTAATCCACACATTGCTTAGCTTCAATCTTTATAAAACTTTGTAATTGAAAATAGAGCACCTGCCGCTCGTTTAACCTCCCGTTTCCAAATTTATTTGCTACCCGCGGTTGAAATAACATTTTTGTTGTTTGCACTATGGCAGATTAAGCATTTTTGTCGCAACCGAAGTTTGCAGCACCAATTTCCGTTTTAAGAAAATGGTATCGGGGATATGGGCCGGATGCGGCTTAAACTGAACAAACTGATTCACATAATCCTGGGCCGCTATGGCCATGCCAATTTTGTATCCTCTATCAAATGTTAATTTAAACTGACCCAGGCTATCGGTATGGGTATTCAATTTTAAGGTTGCTGATTCGTCGATATTTTGCTGAAAGAGACAGAAAGATTGAACTACGGAGTGTGGCAGCGGGCAATTGGTTTCTTCATCCACCACCACCCCGGTATACGAGATATTGTAGGCCTCTCTGGCGCACGATACACAAATAAAACAAGCTACAGGCAAGAATATAAATATACAGCGGCAAAAAATTCTCATGCTCCAATCTTTAATATTCACGAAGCAAAATAGGTAAAATATTTATTCTTTACAAAAAAACACCCAACACTCTTTTATTTTATCCAATTTTTAAATTCAAAATTACAATCTTTCCACTCATCGTTTATAGTGATATATGTATCCTGCTGCTTTTCAATTATCCACTCGTTAATCAATTCCTGACGCTTCTTTTCGGTCATAATACTTTGTATCAACTGATAATCGTCTTTTAAGTTGGCACGATGGGGCTCAATTCTTCTTTTTTGTTTGATGATAACATAAACATCGTGTCCTTTTTCGTCTTTAATATTGAATGGCTTGGAAATTTCGCCTTCGCTTAACTTTTGCAGCTCTTTGGCCAGGCGAGGCTCCTGAATGGCTGCCAACTCAAAATTAGATGATTGTGATCGCATATTCACCATTAACCCCCCATTATTACGGGTGTCTTTGTCCATGGAATAATAAAGCGCAGCCTCCTCAAAGGTAAGTTCTCCATCGGTAATTAAATTAGCCACCGAATCGAGTCGTGCAATAGCTTCTTTGTTGGCCTCCGGCGACACCTTGGGTTTCATCAGTATATGACGCACATGGATACGCTCTCCTTTGCGGTCGAGGAGTTGGATGATATGGTATCCATATTCTGTTTGCACAATCTTAGAAACCTTGTTTATTTCCTGCATATTAAAAGCCACATTGGCAAATTCGGGCACCAAAGAGCCACGCGTGCTCCAGCCCAGATCGCCACCGCTGGTTGCACTTCCGGGGTCCTCAGAATAGAGCACTGCCAGGGTTGCAAAATCTCGCCCTTCGGCCACTTGCTTTTGAAAATCCCGTAGTCGCGATTTCACCCGGTCTATTTCTTTTTGATCTATTTGCGGATAAACGGCTATTTTTTGTATCTCGAACTGTACCGGCACCATAGGCAGACTGTCCTTTGGTGTTTTTCGGTAGAAAGCACGCACCTGCGAAGGCGTTGGTTCTACGTTTTGCGTAATCGCACGCTGCATACTCTCGGTAAGCATTTGATCGCGTACAACGGTCATTTGCTCCCTTTTTATTTGTAGCACCGATTTATTAAACCACTCTTCGAGTTTTTCGCGTCCTCCCGCCCGGTTAATGAATTCATTCATTCTGCGATCGACCTCGTTAATAACATTATTTTCGCTCACCTCCACACTGTCCAAAACGGCCTGATTAAGCATAAGTTTTTGAATAAGCTGTTGCTCAAAAAGTTTACACTTTAAATCGCCCTTGGCCGACATACCCTGCATAACAGCCTGTTGATACTGGTATTCTACATCGGACTTTAAAATAGCATTATCGCCTACTACGGCTATAACTTCATCAATCACGTTTTTTTGACCTGACAGCGAAATGTTAACGAAAAAAATGTTGATTATGATGGAAACAAATAAAATGGTTGTCTTATGCATTACTTCTTTTTTTGGCAAATTTAGTAGAATTTTATTACTTTTTGTTTTAAACCTTCGTTGTAAAGCTCTTCTTCGAGATTTTGAATGAATTGGATTCTTTTTTTATTTAGCAATATGGCTTTAATTTTATCTTCCACATAGCTTAAGGGAGCCACCTCATTGGCTTTACGAAAATCCTGTATCCTAATTATATAAAGCGATGTACTGTCGGATGTTTCGTAATATTTATTGTAATCCAAAAATTTGGGATAAGATGGCAGTGGCTGAGGCATCAGTTGATTAATTTCAGTAACCGCGACCCATTTATCGAGAAAATTATCAAATTTTTGTGCGTTCACAAAGCAATATTCTTCCAGCTTAATATAATCGTCGGGAGTTTCGGATCGGCACCATTTTTTTACACCGGATAAATTTGGTGCATTCAAAGGAACTTTAACAAACAGCCCTTGGATAATATTTTCATCGAGTTTAAAATTCTCCGACATCTGCCCGTAATATTCCTCAATTTGTGCTTTGCTTATGAGGGCGGTATGCTTTTGCAGCAAAAGCTTCTGTTTGTATTTATGTATCAATAGGGAGGCACGGTAATCGCGTAATATTTTTTCCACATCTTTTTCCTGTGGAGTGAGGTTAAGCTCGGCCTTGCGCAATAACAAGGCCGACTTAACCCACCGCTGAATATAGTTTTGTGCATAAGCTATGCTGTCGTTGGCACTTAAATTATTGGGCATGGCCTCCTCTAACTCCATACGTGTTAGCACACGGTTTTCTACCGCTGCCACCGGAGCCTGATCTACATCATGCGTGGTGTTTTTGCAGGAAATTATACCCATTAACAGCACGACTAATAAGCATAATAAGTATTTAATGTGCATTTTATGTTTTTTGAATAGCTTTTATTTAGAATACTTTAAAGCCTTCGCGTTAACTACGGGCGAATATTTGGCTTTTAAACCTGCCAACCATTCTTTTTCTATTTGATTTTGGTAGTCGGCAATCACTTGTCCTCTGGTTTCGTCCAATTCCTTTTGCTTTTTGGGTATGCGCTTACCGCTTGCCCAAGCGTACTTAAAATCAGTAATTTCTTTACCTTCAGATTTTTTAATCTTCCAAATTTGTTTGTCTAGTGCTTGGTATTCACCTTTCTCGAACACATTTTTTATAACCTTTGCGTCAGGATAAAGTTGTTGCAAGGAATCGGCAGTAATTTCAGGATTTACTTGCAACAGTTTTTTTGCTGCTTTCAACTCCTTTTTATCGTTGGTTAAAAAGAGTATGCCATCGAGCTTTTCGGGGTGAAAATAAGCTGACTTATGCGCTTCAAAATAGTTTTGAATTCCAATACTATCCTCAATAGCCTTGTTCCATATTTCTTTTTGACTGATGTCGAATATCAATAACCCATCGTGATACTCGTTCAACAGATACTTGTATTCGGGATACTTATCCCGGAGCTTTGTTTTCTCGAACTTCAAAATAGCTTCGCCTATAAAATCCTGCATTAGTACATCAAAGTCGACTGTACTGCGGTTTTGCATAAACTGTCTGTTTTTTTTCAACTCAGCCATTAAATCTCCCGTTTTCAACTCCCATCCCTTCATGGTGGCAATGTTGTTCTCGTTTTCTTTAAAATGTTCAAAAAACTCATCGTTCGTCACATTGTTGTCGGCCACCATTTGTTTAATCACATCGTATAGGCTTTTGTTTTTACTAAAACCGTACTCTTCCTTTAAACGGGCTACCACTACCTGTTTACTCTGATAGGCTCTCTCGTCGCTGGCGATGCGATCTTCGATTTCTTCCCTCATCTCTTCCAGCGGCTTAATCCCCCTTTTATCTAAAAATTTGATGATATGGAACCCATAAGGTGTACGGACAATCTCCGAGATATTATTAACACTGTCGAGCGCAAAGGCAGGTTCGCTAAATTCGGCTACCATACGTCCTGTACCA comes from the Saccharicrinis carchari genome and includes:
- a CDS encoding OstA-like protein — encoded protein: MSRCTFAMLFAILLCGSQNAIAQKKILVNNADSLNYDEALYGKDVQVLIGNVEFEHQTALMYCDTAYRFVGSNKFNAKGNIHIIQNDTLHLYGNTLYYDGNTGIAQVRDKVRLVNKDVVLTTDYLDYDRVNNFAYYFNFGKIVNKENTLTSKKGYYYPDADQTHFKDSVVATNPKYIIYSDTLIYNTVTKVANIHGPTHIVGDSNTIYAEAGYYDMMHDVALLKQNAYVQGEQLLKGDTIYYNRASGYGEIFNGMELHDTTNNVIIKGDYGFYNEISKDALATLNAQLLQIYNEDTLFLHADTLQAVPLENGEDKLIKAYRKVQYFRPDMQGRCDSMVFDSRDTTNTFYYDPIMWSMGNQLSADVIRMYTKDEVLDKIDLIDRSFIISEEDTGRYNQIKGKEMVGYVRNNELYRIDVDGNAQSVYFPKDKKNILGVNRAESSNMTIYLKKRQVDQIVMRVSPTGNMNPLFLIADEKLRLDGFYWLEAFRPKTKEDIFIWEELPLFERGEDRSEYDLDETY
- a CDS encoding peptidylprolyl isomerase, translating into MHKTTILFVSIIINIFFVNISLSGQKNVIDEVIAVVGDNAILKSDVEYQYQQAVMQGMSAKGDLKCKLFEQQLIQKLMLNQAVLDSVEVSENNVINEVDRRMNEFINRAGGREKLEEWFNKSVLQIKREQMTVVRDQMLTESMQRAITQNVEPTPSQVRAFYRKTPKDSLPMVPVQFEIQKIAVYPQIDQKEIDRVKSRLRDFQKQVAEGRDFATLAVLYSEDPGSATSGGDLGWSTRGSLVPEFANVAFNMQEINKVSKIVQTEYGYHIIQLLDRKGERIHVRHILMKPKVSPEANKEAIARLDSVANLITDGELTFEEAALYYSMDKDTRNNGGLMVNMRSQSSNFELAAIQEPRLAKELQKLSEGEISKPFNIKDEKGHDVYVIIKQKRRIEPHRANLKDDYQLIQSIMTEKKRQELINEWIIEKQQDTYITINDEWKDCNFEFKNWIK
- a CDS encoding peptidylprolyl isomerase yields the protein MKRTTLILFLLAVLFSAGSMAQSNHTLVSIGNKQYQVEEFDFIYSKNNNFSEEPKSKKEYIALFVNYKLKVHEAIAQGLDTLPSFKKEYNYYKEELAKPYLSDSKVTEKLIQEAYDRLKTEINASHILIKLPPSPTPEDTLAAYRKINAIVDKFNNGEDFNKLALQYSDDPSARKNQGKLGYFTGFMMVYPFESAAFNTPKGSISPITRTSFGYHLVQVHDKRPNRGEVLTAHIMQMFPRNASQELIAQKKAKIDSVYQLLLQGQDFAALAQQYSDDRNSAANNGQLPWFGTGRMVAEFSEPAFALDSVNNISEIVRTPYGFHIIKFLDKRGIKPLEEMREEIEDRIASDERAYQSKQVVVARLKEEYGFSKNKSLYDVIKQMVADNNVTNDEFFEHFKENENNIATMKGWELKTGDLMAELKKNRQFMQNRSTVDFDVLMQDFIGEAILKFEKTKLRDKYPEYKYLLNEYHDGLLIFDISQKEIWNKAIEDSIGIQNYFEAHKSAYFHPEKLDGILFLTNDKKELKAAKKLLQVNPEITADSLQQLYPDAKVIKNVFEKGEYQALDKQIWKIKKSEGKEITDFKYAWASGKRIPKKQKELDETRGQVIADYQNQIEKEWLAGLKAKYSPVVNAKALKYSK